A genomic segment from Diospyros lotus cultivar Yz01 chromosome 5, ASM1463336v1, whole genome shotgun sequence encodes:
- the LOC127802349 gene encoding uncharacterized protein LOC127802349: MANQLESLVESIKSKVRSLKKKSSKKKPYVKMDKSASIKVEIRSRQTRKLIDKTLKGADRPGKRSIS; the protein is encoded by the coding sequence atggCGAATCAGTTGGAGAGCTTGGTAGAGTCTATAAAGTCGAAGGTCCGATCTCTGAAGAAGAAATCGTCGAAGAAGAAGCCTTATGTCAAGATGGACAAGAGCGCCAGCATCAAGGTCGAGATCCGCAGCCGCCAGACTCGCAAACTCATCGACAAGACTCTCAAAGGCGCCGATCGCCCTGGCAAGCGTAGCATTTCCTAa